CCTGATCCCGGTATACCAAGTGGTATATAGCAAGTCAGATGCCTTCGTAAGCAAGTGCCATGTGTCTGAATAAGACAATTTGATGATTGCTCGTTGAGCAACCTGAAACGACAAGCCATCCCGTCTAATGAGCTTGTCGTTTCAGCACATCTAAATCCATGTTTTTAACTCTTTCGTTTCACTGCATCTTTCCTAAAGCTTCTCCCTTCAATTCCAGAAATAAACTCCCGAAAAACGATAGGTTAATATAAAAACCTTAAATCAAACACTCATCCGATCTCAAAACACATCGTTTACAGCATAAAAAAGGTTAAATAACATACAGAAAAAACAACAAAAGAAAAATCGTGAAAAACCTACTTGATAACTCATTAGAAAGCTGCACAACAAAAGAAAGGGAAAATTTCATTTCAAAAAGGATAAAACAGCAGTTTGATTACAATAAAAATAAAACCCCCTTTCATACCAACCGACTCCCCGAATATGGAAAAATTGCAAACCTCAGTTATGAAGACTTATTTAAAGCCATTCCTTATATGACAAAATCAGAGGTTCGCAATGCCGAGTCCCCCATGTCTTTGGTCGCAAATGATGACATTGCAAACCTTCGTTATTCCTACTCTTCTTCTGGAACAACAGGCAAACCAGCCTATTCATTTTTTAGCGAACAAGATAATGATGCATCAATTATCAGCCTGACTCGTACTATCCCCGAACTGCAAAGCAATAAACAGGAATTAACCGTCTATAACGGTTACAACCAGGCGCATATTTCTGGCCCCTTATTTAACTCCATGTTCAGGCATATTGGAGGATTACCAGTACCCAGACGGTTTGGCATTTCCGATGAAGTTGCTTATGAACAGATAACAGAAACCAAGTGCAACATATTAACCATACCTTGGACTTCAACAAATAAAGGCGGTTCTTTAGAAGATCTTCTAAGCACTGAAGCAAAATTAGGAGGGAATTATATTAACGGCGACAATATAAAGGCTATTTATTGTTCCAGCATTGAACTATCAGAAGATTTAGCAGAAGAAATTCAAGATTTAGATATCCCGTTAATCTATAACAGTTATGGCACAACAGAAGTGTCTATCGTAGCCGTCTCCTGCCAAAGTAATCCCTTATCCATGCATTTATTACCGGGAATGACCTGGGCTGAAGTGGTCGATGCTCAAGGAAATCTAACCCCGAGTGGCGAGGTGGGAAGAGTGATAGCAAGCCGAATAATGAGCCAGCGCAATGATGAAATCACGACCTGTAATAGTTCCCAATATTTCTTTTACGAAATTGGCGATGAAGTATTAGTGGATCGCAGCCCCTGCCAATGTGGCAGAACCACCCCCAGAATAAGCCAGATACGCCGTTTTTCCGGGATTAACGACAATATCGAAGGTGGCTGTCAAACCTTGTAACCGAGTCTGAAAATCATGTTAACAATACCGAATTACATTGATGGATGCGTTAAAAACAGCCAATCACCTTTCACCTTATACTCCTGCGAAGGACTTCCCTATGCTGAAGCATACTTTGCAACGCCCGCTCAACTCAGGAAGTTCAAACGCGCAATTCCCAGTATCAAAAAAAGGTTAAACACAATACCTGTCGATACCCTCATTCACTTGCTGCAACAAGCCTTTCAAAACTTCATCAATGACGAAACGGCAGAGCACACAGCGAAATTATCCGGTGTTCCATCGGTCATTATTAAACAAGACTGGAATACATTACGCCTTTGGTTTGAAGCCCTTCCAGACTACCTGCAAGACAATTTCGGTTCAGAGAATTATCAACGAAGTCCGGTCATTCACCCCCTAAGCCACAAAGATTTTCGGCGTTTTCAAGCCAAAGGCCCTCTTATATCAATATTACCTTCAAATTCAGAGATCGAGAGCCTGGTACTCATCGCTATCGCGCTTTTATCGCGCACTCCGGCACTATTAAGAAGTTCAAGGAGAGGAACTTCAAATTACATCCCTACAACGTTTTTACAATGCTTCAACAAAGTTGTGGATCAACATACCTTCTCCAGCGACATCGCCGAAGCACTCATGTCGGCCGTTTGCGTCGCTAACTTGCAACAGGATTCTGTGGCAGATGTCATTGAGCAACTTGATGTAATAGATGGGGTGTACTATCTATTTGGCTCTGACAAAACGCTCCAAGATTTCAAACATGCAATCCCCAAGAATAGAACCATCGTTGAGTTTGGAACCGGATATGGTGTGTCGTACCTGTCCTCTAGTGCCGAACTCGACTCAAGCCTGAATAATATTTTGGA
Above is a window of Paraneptunicella aestuarii DNA encoding:
- a CDS encoding AMP-binding protein, producing the protein MKNLLDNSLESCTTKERENFISKRIKQQFDYNKNKTPFHTNRLPEYGKIANLSYEDLFKAIPYMTKSEVRNAESPMSLVANDDIANLRYSYSSSGTTGKPAYSFFSEQDNDASIISLTRTIPELQSNKQELTVYNGYNQAHISGPLFNSMFRHIGGLPVPRRFGISDEVAYEQITETKCNILTIPWTSTNKGGSLEDLLSTEAKLGGNYINGDNIKAIYCSSIELSEDLAEEIQDLDIPLIYNSYGTTEVSIVAVSCQSNPLSMHLLPGMTWAEVVDAQGNLTPSGEVGRVIASRIMSQRNDEITTCNSSQYFFYEIGDEVLVDRSPCQCGRTTPRISQIRRFSGINDNIEGGCQTL
- a CDS encoding aldehyde dehydrogenase family protein — encoded protein: MLTIPNYIDGCVKNSQSPFTLYSCEGLPYAEAYFATPAQLRKFKRAIPSIKKRLNTIPVDTLIHLLQQAFQNFINDETAEHTAKLSGVPSVIIKQDWNTLRLWFEALPDYLQDNFGSENYQRSPVIHPLSHKDFRRFQAKGPLISILPSNSEIESLVLIAIALLSRTPALLRSSRRGTSNYIPTTFLQCFNKVVDQHTFSSDIAEALMSAVCVANLQQDSVADVIEQLDVIDGVYYLFGSDKTLQDFKHAIPKNRTIVEFGTGYGVSYLSSSAELDSSLNNILESVSYRNGTQCTNTKLLYVHQDIYPQVIDELFTRSLAKKYQPSDVLGGESTIGLLPPESQKSVKSHAANLVHSEQLHINNKSTGLSFIELQPEEVFPEYPAPICGVRKVKDHQDFLESMKNDLERMCMSRNLVSSIYSSDNVEIQSLINSIPSHSIRVNLPTTRFALHIEHQGKSLISSLMQVQTVEGWESMELSD